The sequence AGCAATTGCATTGTTTGTGGAATGGAAGATGTTACCGGTGGCAGGTGTGCACCCGGTTCTTCATCAGTGTGCGAATTGTCGTGCAACTGATGGGGAATTTGCATTTTCATTTAAAGAAATCGGTTTTCTATGCCATCGGTGCTTTCATATCGATCCTTATCTTGTAAGATTGACGCCAACACAACTTCGTCTTATCCGAACATTTTTCACAGTGCCTATACAAGAAGTCGGTTCTTTGAAACTTAAAAAGGCAACGAAACAGTTCATGAAGAAAATCGTCAGAACGGTATATGATGAACAAGTGGGAATTCGCTTGAAATCCAGGCAATTTCTCGATCAATTGGAACGTACACCCGAATTATTACCGAAAATAGAAAAGCCGCAGGAAGAAGGTGATTGACCCTTTTCCTGCGGCTTTTTATTGATTAGAATGTAAGATGTTTTTCAATATAAGCACGGACATCCGCAATCGGCATGCGGATTTGCTCCATTGAATCACGATGCCTAACTGTCACTTGAAGATCTTCTACTGAATCGAAATCATATGTGATGCAGAAAGGTGTACCAATTTCATCTTGACGACGATAACGACGTCCGATGGATTGTGAATCGTCATACTGAACAGGGAAGTGTTTGCGAAGTTCCGCATATACTTCATCTGCTCCTTCAGCGAGCTTTTTCGATAAAGGTAGAACAGCTGCTTTTATCGGTGCAAGAGCTGGATGGAAACGCATAACTGTACGTTTATCATCACCTTCAAGTTCTTCTTCGTCAAAAGCATCACAAAGGAATGCTAATGTTACGCGGTCTGCACCTACCGAAGGTTCGATACAGTAAGGCACATATTTTTCGTTCGTGACAGGATCCTGATAATGGAAATCTTCACCGGAGTGTTCCATGTGGCGTCTCAAATCGAAATCTGTTCGGTTAGCGATACCCCACAACTCTCCCCATCCAAACGGGAATTTATACTCAATGTCCACTGTCCCTTTCGAATAGTGGGAGAGTTCATCTTCGTTATGTTCACGAAGTCTGATGTTTTCTGCTGTCAAACCAAGATCATGCAACCACTTTTCGGAGAAATCTCTCCAATACTCATACCACTTCATATCTTCTCCAGGTTTGCAGAAGAATTCTAATTCCATCTGTTCGAATTCACGTGTACGGAAAGTGAAATTCCCTGGAGTGATTTCGTTCCGGAAACTTTTTCCGACTTGTGCGATTCCGAATGGCATTTTTTTACGCATGGATCGTTGAACGTTTTTAAAGTTCACAAATATACCTTGTGCTGTCTCAGGACGTAAAAAGATTTCGTTCGCCGATGAATCTGTTACGCCTTGTGACGTTTTGAACATTAGATTAAATTGGCGGATACCTGTATAATCGATCGCACCACAATTAGGACAGACAATTTTATGTTCTTGGATCAATTCTTCCATCTTTTCAAAAGGCATGCCATCAACAACGACTTCCATCCCTTTTTCGTCAAGTGCATCCTCAATCAGTTTATCGGCACGGTGACGAGTTTTACATTTCTTGCAATCAATCATTGGATCATTGAAATTCCCGATATGGCCAGATGCTTCCCAGACTTTCGGGTTCATTAAAATAGCAGCGTCCAAGCCTTCATTATATGGAGATTCTTGAACAAATTTTTGCCACCAGGCACGTTTGATATTGTTCTTTAATGCGACACCGAGGGGACCATAATCCCAAGTGTTCGCCAATCCTCCATAGATATCCGACCCTGGAAAGACAAAGCCTCTCTGTTTCGATACATTTACAATTTGTTCCATTGTTAACATGTATATCCCTCCAATTAAAATAAGCACCCATCCCCGGACACGAAGTCCGGGGACGAGTGCGTAATGACCCGCGGTTCCACCCCAGTTGGTTGTAGTAACAACCCTCTTTAAAAAGTGTTAGCTCAAGGTTGCCGTTTCATGCCAGTACGGGCTTTCACCATCCCCGTTCGCTCTGTTGGCATTACTCATAGACCTATCATTGCCTATTGAATTCAGTAATAGTGTAGCATGGTTCCAAAATATCTGCAATGCCCCAGCTAATTCGAACAATTCCGAACGTGGAAGCCATGCCAATAGGAATTATAGTAGCAAAATGCTATACTAGGCAAGGATATATTATCGAACGTTTAGGGCGGTGATTCATATGGAATTGAATAAGCGCCAGAATGAAATCCTTGAAATTGTTAAATTGGATGGTCCAATCACTGGTGAACAGATTGCTGAAAGGCTTAGTCTCGCGAGAGCAACAATTAGACCTGATTTGGCGATTCTTACTATGGCAGGATTTCTGGATGCAAGACCTCGTGTCGGCTATTTCTATTCGGGGAAAAAACCGGCGCAGTCGGTAACTGACGAAATGATTGGAATGAAGGTCGGGGATTTTCAATCCATTCCAGTAGTCGTAAGTGAAAATGTTACAGTCTATGATGCTATCTGCCAGATGTTTTTGGACGATGTCGGAACTTTGTTTGTTGTCGATAAATCCTCCTTTTTAACGGGCGTATTATCACGCAAGGATCTATTGCGCACGAGTCTTGGGAACACGGAATTAGATAAGATTCCTGTACATGTCATCATGACAAGGATGCCCAATATAACATTCTGTAAAAAGCAGGATTCTCTTATTCATGTAGCAAAAAAAATGATGGATAAGCAAATTGACTCACTTCCGGTAATCGTCAATAAAGGGGAGGGTCTGGAGGTCGTCGGACGAATAACGAAGACTAACATCACTGCCGCCTTCCTATCATTGGCAGAAGAGCATGATCTCTAAATGAAGTTGAGAACCCTTGCGTTTCCATTCAGTGGAAAACTATAATCGATCAACATCGATGAAGTGTATAAAGGAGAGATACAATGACGAAATTGACATTGTTCATCGTTTCCGATTCTGTTGGAGAGACAGCCGACCTGGTTGCGAAAGCTGCAGCTAGCCAATTCAGACAGGACTTGGATACGGTATCGATGAAACGTTTTTCTCATGTGGAGGACGAGTCACAACTGAAGGAAATCGCTTATTTGGCCAAACGTCAGCAAGCGATCGTCGTTTATACATTAGTGAAAAGTTCAATGCGTGAAAAGATAAAAGATGAATGCAGGTTGAATGGACTGAGATGTGTCGATTTACTTGGTTCGCTCCTCACTGAGATAGGGGAGACTGTCAACGAAAAACCCTATGAGGAACCGGGACTCGTCCGACAATTAGATGAAGACTATTTTAAGAAAATCGAAGCGATTGAATTTGCAGTTAAATATGATGATGGTCGTGATCCACGAGGCGTGCTGAAAGCGGATATTGTATTAGTAGGTGTATCAAGAACTTCCAAAACGCCACTATCTCAATACTTAGCCCATCGCAGATATAAAGTAGCCAATGTACCCCTTGTACCCGAAGTCGAACCTCCAGAAGAGCTTTTTCAGATTGATCCAAAAAAATGTTTTGGTCTCGTTATCTCGCCACATGTCCTGAATTCCATTAGGAAAGAGAGACTCATAGCGCTTGGTTTGAAAGATGATGCCAATTACGCACAGGTTGAACGTATCGAACAAGAACTGCTGCATTTTGAAAGAGTTGTGAACAAAATAGGATGTAAAGTGATTAATGTATCAAATCGGGCGGTCGAAGAAACCGCGAACTTGATTTTAAGCGAATTGTCGAATTCATAAACAGAATCTATCATTACAAGAGCCTTCCAGTAAATAATGGTTGGTTCTTCTTTTGGGATTGTGTACAATAGTATATTGCCGCCGTATGTTCTGAATTAACCTCAAGGAATTACGGCCTAATGAAGCATAATGAATTTATTTTGTCGAATAAGCAGGATTTTTGAAAGCTATCTAGAATTGAAGTATGTAAGAAGAGAATGGTGATAGAATGACAAAGATTCCCGAGGAGACAATTGAGGAAGTCAGATCAAAGACGGATATTGTTGATTTGATAGGTGAATATGTCCAACTAACTAAAAGAGGGAAGAACTGGTTCGGACTATGTCCTTTCCATGGTGAAAGTACACCTTCTTTTTCTGTTTCGGAAGACAAGCAGCTATTTCATTGTTTTGGTTGCGGTGCTAGTGGGAATGCCATTACATTTGTGATGGATATTGAAAATAATCCATTTACGGAAGCAGTATCAAAACTTGCTGATCGCGCTGGAATTGAATTGGGCATCGATCTGAATAACAGTTCCGCAGACAGTCGGAAATTGGAAAACCAATCGATGATCGAAGCCCATAAACTTGCGGCTAATTTTTATAGTCATTTATTACTGAATACGGTAGAGGGGGAAAAGGCATTACAATATTTGGAACAAAGAGGGTTTTCGCGTGAGCATATCGAAAACTATGGTATAGGATGGTCGCTTGATGACCGTGAAGTTCTATCTCAACTTCTGCAAAGAAAAAAATTCGATATGAAGGAGATGGAGCAAGCCGGACTTTGTATCATGAAAAATGATGGGACCGGGTATTTTGATAGGTTTCGGGGACGGGTGATGTTCCCTTTACATGATGACAATGGCAATGTTGTTGCATTCTCTGGAAGGATTTTGTCCGATTCAAAAGAAGAAGCAAAGTATTTAAACAGTCCAGAGACGCCCATTTTTGAAAAGGGTCGTTTGCTCTATAATTTTCATCATGCACGTCTTAATGTGCGTAAAACGGGTAAAGTAATACTATTCGAAGGATTTATGGATACAATTTCGGCTGAAAGAGCAGGTATTATGAATAGTGTCGCGGTTATGGGTACATCCTTGTCTGACACCCATCTGACGAAATTAAAGCGGATAGCTAATCAGCTGATCATTTGTTGCGATGGAGATAATGCGGGTTGGGAAGCGGCAAGAAGATTTGCCATCCTTGCACAGCAGAAAGGCCTAGATGCCCAAATTGCCCTTTTGCCGGGCAAAATGGATCCCGATGAATATATCACGACGTATGGTGGTGAAGCCTTTGCTGAAAAAGTTATCGGCAATCCGCATTCCTATATGTCATTTACCATGGCCTACTATAAGAGATCAAAGAATTTGTCACATGAGAACGATGTGTTGCAATATATCCATGAAGTAATGGAAGAGCTTGCTCCTAAAGTTTCTCCTATTGAAAGGGATCTGTTGCTCCGTCAATTGAATACGGAAACAGGCGTTTCAGCAGAAGCATTACGTGAGCAACTAACCAAGACGGTTGGTAAAATCGCCAAACGCGAGAAAACAGCAGAGCCTGGTTTACAAACTGTTCCACAAATGGACACGTTTCGAAATCGAAAGACGACGAGTGTGGAAAGGGCGGAAAAGTTCTTGCTTTGCCACCTTTTGACAGACGTTCAGCTGTTTGACAGAGTGCGTGATGAGCACCAGGAACTTTTCAATCGGGAAGAATATGCAACGATTTTTGTGAAATTAGCGGCTTTTTATGAAGAACATAAAATGCCGGATTTCCACAGATTCGCAGAATCTCTAGAGGATCGTGAACTTCGAAAGATTGTTATGGAGGCAGCGATGCTGGAAAGAGATCCCGAATATGCGCAACAAGAAATACATGATTGCATCCATCATCTTGAAAAACACCGAGTGACGGTGAAAATTGACAGGATGATGCACGAATCCAAAGAAGCGGAAAAAATGAATGATTATACCCGGGCATTGGAGCTGGCCAGGGAAATCATACAGCTCCGGAAATCATTATCGGCAATGTGAGCCGTATTCCGGTGAATTAAGGAGGAACGGGTATTATGACTAAAAAAGAGCAATCCGGTGAAATGGAAAATGAAGTGACATTAGACGAAGTTAAAGCGAGTCTTTTGGAAGCGGGTAAAAAAGCGGGAGAACTGTCACAAGATGAAGTGGCGGAAAAACTGTCGACTTTTGAGATGGAACCTGAGCAGTTTGAAGAGTTTCTAGACCAGATCGAAGCAGCAGGCATCGAAATGGAGCGGAAAGAAGACGAAGAAGCTCCCGCTAAGGAAGAAACTTTTGACCTTAACGATTTAAGTGTGCCTCCCGGCGTCAAAATAAATGACCCTGTCCGCATGTATTTAAAAGAGATTGGCCGTGTCGATCTTTTGACAGGTGACCAGGAAGTCAAATTGGCTATTGGCATTAAAGAAGGAGTAGCGGCTGAAGAACAGCTTGCAGATATGAAGAAACCCGATCCGAAATTGCTGGAACTTGTGGAAAAAGGCGAAAATGCTAAAAAAAGGCTTGCGGAAGCGAACCTTCGACTTGTTGTGAGCATCGCTAAGCGTTATGTCGGCCGTGGTATGCTGTTCCTAGACTTAATTCAGGAAGGTAATATGGGACTTATTAAAGCCGTTGAGAAGTTTGACCATACAAAAGGTTTCAAATTCAGTACGTATGCAACTTGGTGGATCCGCCAGGCAATCACTCGTGCAATTGCCGACCAGGCACGTACAATTCGAATTCCAGTTCATATGGTGGAAACAATCAATAAACTCATTCGTGTACAACGTCAATTACTTCAGGATTTAGGCCGTGAACCATCACCTGAAGAAATTGGTGAAGAGATGGAATTGACAGCAGAAAAAGTACGCGAAATATTAAAAATTGCCCAAGAACCTGTATCCCTTGAAACACCTATCGGTGAAGAAGACGATTCACATCTAGGAGACTTCATAGAAGACTCAGAAGCGCAGTCGCCTTCCGATCACGCAGCCTATGAACTTTTGAAGGAACAATTAGAAGACGTTTTGGACACACTGACAGACCGCGAAGAAAACGTATTACGCCTTCGTTTTGGCCTGGATGACGGTAGGACAAGAACTCTTGAAGAAGTAGGCAAAGTTTTCGGTGTCACTCGCGAGAGAATTCGTCAAATCGAAGCAAAAGCGCTCCGTAAACTAAGACATCCTTCAAGAAGCAAACGCTTGAAAGACTTTTTAGAATAAGCAACACACATCGGCAGTAAAACAATGCCGATGTTTTTTGCTTGGATTAAAAAAAGTGGAAGCAGGCGTCTAGCCTCGACAGGCACTGGAGGACTTACCGAAAAGGTGCGCTCTTTGCGCCATTTCGGTAAGTCCGAAGTGACCCGAGAGGCTGCCTGCAGGAACTGGATTAAAAAAAGTGGAAGCAGGCGTCTAGCCTCGACAGGCAAATGATTCAATCGAACGAATAGGAGTAGGGGCGAATTTCGATGAATGCTCAACGTAAGAAAATTATTATGACAGAAATCAATTATTGGAAAAGCAATAAATTGCTACCTGAGCATTACTGTGATTTCTTAATAACTCTTTATACGCAAGGAGAAGAAGATAGTAAAGTAGATATTTCGGATGCTGTCTTAGTTAAAGAAAAGAAAAGTATGAATGTAACAATCATGCTTTTTCTGTTGACTGCGCTGTTAAGCGGAATAGCACTATTTTTCATCACTGAATATCCTACAGTTACACTATCAATCGCGGCTTTGTTCACAATTAGCATATTAATTAAAACAATGTTTGGAAAAACAGCACGATCTGGTTTGAATTCATTTCTTTATATAATAGCTGCTTTTATGCTGCTACTCATATCATTAAAGATCTGGACCGTATTTTTCATCGGACAACCTACATTGCTTGTCGGTCTATTAATCTTGAATTGTATGCTCTGGCTTTTGGCAGGCAGGCTATTAAAATTATTATACTTTACATTATCGGGTGCAGGTGGACTGCTTCTTATTATCGCTTTCATATTCAAAACTTTATAAGATTTTCAAGAAATGTCCGGTGTCTGCCATTCTTCTGATAGAATGGTTTTGATAGTCGGACATTTTTCTGTATAATAGTATTGTAAGCGTTCACAATTAAAGGGGATGAAGAAATTGAATTTTGATTTGACAGATGAGCAACAGATGATTAAAAAGATGATGCGGGAGTTTTCTGATGAAGTAGTTGCACCTGGAGCTATTGAACGGGATCGTACGAAAGCGTTCCCAATTGAGATTTTCAAGCAGCTATCAGAAATGGGGATGATGGGCCTGCCGTTCGATGAGAAATATGGCGGCGGAGGAGCAGATACAACGAGTTTTGCTATTGTTACGGAAGAATTGAGCAGGGGATGCGCATCGACAGGAATTACGTACTCAGCACATATTTCGTTAGGTGGAGCACCGTTGAATCTCTTTGGAACGGAAGAACAAAAACAGAAGTATTTAGCACCAATCTGTTCAGGTGAATCATTCGGAGCTTTTGGACTGACTGAACCGAATGCGGGTTCTGATGCTGGGGGCACTCAGACGACCGCTATTGAAGATGGTGACGATTATATTATAAACGGCTCAAAAGTATACATTACAAATGCAAGCCATGCTAAGCACTTGGCGCTTACAGCAATTACAGGGACGGAAAATGGCAAGAAAGAAATCAGTGCAATTATCGTTCCGACGAACGCGGAAGGATTTACAGTTATCGACAATTATGAAAAAATGGGCTTAAATGCTTCCAATACGACAGAACTCGTGCTGGATAATGTCCGCGTTCCGAAAGAGAACCTGTTAGGGAAGCAAGGGAACGGTTTCAGACAGTTCTTGGTCACATTGGATGGTGGACGCATTGGAATCGGTGCAATGGCTGTAGGAATCGCTCAGGCGGCATATGATCGTGCTTTGAAATATTCCAAAGAACGCAAGCAATTTGGCAAAACGTTATCAGAATTCCAAGTAACTCAGTTTAAGTTGGCGGACATGGCCATGAAAATTGAATTGGCTCGAACAATGGTCTATAAAGCCGCTTGGCTGAAAGATCAAGGACGTTCATTCACAAAAGAAGCTGCGATGTGTAAATTGTATGCGTCTGAAATTGCAATGGAAGTTGCAGATGAAGCGATTCAAATCCATGGCGGTTATGGCTATATGAAAGAATATGAAGTCGAACGTTATATGAGAGATGCGAAACTTCTTGAAATCGGAGAAGGAACTTCCGAAGTACAACGTATGGTAATTGCACGTCAAATCGGTTGCTAATGTAGAAAGTTTGTCGAATTTGTCACAAAGGTTGAAATCTACAGGGATAACTCTTTCAGTTTTTCTTCATATACAGTACAATATTAGATGTGCACTGTATATATTTACAGAATAATTCCTTGTGAAGGAGGGTAATTCAATGAAAAACAATCCCGTAGTGCCTTATATCCTAATATTTGCGCTTGGATTAGGACTTATTTTCTTCATGTCACTTTACGGTCTCGATCAGAAAAAAGAAATTGCTGCAACGGACGAGGAAGGTAACACTGAAGAAACAGAAGGTGGCTCAGCAGCCGCTGAAGATTTCGATCCTGAAGCCTTCGTTCAAGGTCAATGTATTAGCTGTCATGGTGGTGACCTAACTGGAGCATTCGGTCCAAGCCTAGTTGGTTTGACTGACTCAGAAGAAACGGTTCACGACATCATTAAAAATGGTCAAGGCGGTATGCCTGCATTTGGAGACAAGCTTGCAGATGAGCAAATTGACGAATTGACTGAATATCTCTTTACACTTAAATAAGAGTGGAAAACCATCGGAAGTGGCTGAAATATGCCATTCCGATGGTTTTTTGATTTCTGGCAATGAACGGCGAAATCCCGTACAATTAAGTGAACAGAAAGGCGGGGAATTGATTGAATCATGATAAATTATCAGATAGGCTGACGGGAGTTGCCGATTTTGTCGAACAAGGTGCAATCCTTGCCGATATCGGAAGTGACCATGCTTATTTACCATGCTATCTAATTGGTACAGGGAAAATTAATAAAGCGATAGCTGGGGAAGTTGTAAAAGGTCCATTTGAATCTGCAAAACGAAATGTTGAAAGAAAAAAACTATCTGACCAAATTACCGTCCGATTGGCGAATGGGTTGGCTGCAATAGATCCAAAAGATCATGTCGATACGATTAC is a genomic window of Sporosarcina oncorhynchi containing:
- the recO gene encoding DNA repair protein RecO, with product MMNKWEGIVLKSIPYGESNKIVTIYTREAGKMTAMARGAKKPASRLAAVTQSFTHGFFLLRTGRGMGTLEQGEPIDSMRHIREDLEATAYASFVVELIDRLTDDQSQSPNVFSLLYDALHAINEQYDPEAIALFVEWKMLPVAGVHPVLHQCANCRATDGEFAFSFKEIGFLCHRCFHIDPYLVRLTPTQLRLIRTFFTVPIQEVGSLKLKKATKQFMKKIVRTVYDEQVGIRLKSRQFLDQLERTPELLPKIEKPQEEGD
- a CDS encoding acyl-CoA dehydrogenase family protein; its protein translation is MNFDLTDEQQMIKKMMREFSDEVVAPGAIERDRTKAFPIEIFKQLSEMGMMGLPFDEKYGGGGADTTSFAIVTEELSRGCASTGITYSAHISLGGAPLNLFGTEEQKQKYLAPICSGESFGAFGLTEPNAGSDAGGTQTTAIEDGDDYIINGSKVYITNASHAKHLALTAITGTENGKKEISAIIVPTNAEGFTVIDNYEKMGLNASNTTELVLDNVRVPKENLLGKQGNGFRQFLVTLDGGRIGIGAMAVGIAQAAYDRALKYSKERKQFGKTLSEFQVTQFKLADMAMKIELARTMVYKAAWLKDQGRSFTKEAAMCKLYASEIAMEVADEAIQIHGGYGYMKEYEVERYMRDAKLLEIGEGTSEVQRMVIARQIGC
- the dnaG gene encoding DNA primase gives rise to the protein MTKIPEETIEEVRSKTDIVDLIGEYVQLTKRGKNWFGLCPFHGESTPSFSVSEDKQLFHCFGCGASGNAITFVMDIENNPFTEAVSKLADRAGIELGIDLNNSSADSRKLENQSMIEAHKLAANFYSHLLLNTVEGEKALQYLEQRGFSREHIENYGIGWSLDDREVLSQLLQRKKFDMKEMEQAGLCIMKNDGTGYFDRFRGRVMFPLHDDNGNVVAFSGRILSDSKEEAKYLNSPETPIFEKGRLLYNFHHARLNVRKTGKVILFEGFMDTISAERAGIMNSVAVMGTSLSDTHLTKLKRIANQLIICCDGDNAGWEAARRFAILAQQKGLDAQIALLPGKMDPDEYITTYGGEAFAEKVIGNPHSYMSFTMAYYKRSKNLSHENDVLQYIHEVMEELAPKVSPIERDLLLRQLNTETGVSAEALREQLTKTVGKIAKREKTAEPGLQTVPQMDTFRNRKTTSVERAEKFLLCHLLTDVQLFDRVRDEHQELFNREEYATIFVKLAAFYEEHKMPDFHRFAESLEDRELRKIVMEAAMLERDPEYAQQEIHDCIHHLEKHRVTVKIDRMMHESKEAEKMNDYTRALELAREIIQLRKSLSAM
- a CDS encoding c-type cytochrome, which translates into the protein MKNNPVVPYILIFALGLGLIFFMSLYGLDQKKEIAATDEEGNTEETEGGSAAAEDFDPEAFVQGQCISCHGGDLTGAFGPSLVGLTDSEETVHDIIKNGQGGMPAFGDKLADEQIDELTEYLFTLK
- a CDS encoding glycine--tRNA ligase; translated protein: MLTMEQIVNVSKQRGFVFPGSDIYGGLANTWDYGPLGVALKNNIKRAWWQKFVQESPYNEGLDAAILMNPKVWEASGHIGNFNDPMIDCKKCKTRHRADKLIEDALDEKGMEVVVDGMPFEKMEELIQEHKIVCPNCGAIDYTGIRQFNLMFKTSQGVTDSSANEIFLRPETAQGIFVNFKNVQRSMRKKMPFGIAQVGKSFRNEITPGNFTFRTREFEQMELEFFCKPGEDMKWYEYWRDFSEKWLHDLGLTAENIRLREHNEDELSHYSKGTVDIEYKFPFGWGELWGIANRTDFDLRRHMEHSGEDFHYQDPVTNEKYVPYCIEPSVGADRVTLAFLCDAFDEEELEGDDKRTVMRFHPALAPIKAAVLPLSKKLAEGADEVYAELRKHFPVQYDDSQSIGRRYRRQDEIGTPFCITYDFDSVEDLQVTVRHRDSMEQIRMPIADVRAYIEKHLTF
- a CDS encoding pyruvate, water dikinase regulatory protein; protein product: MTKLTLFIVSDSVGETADLVAKAAASQFRQDLDTVSMKRFSHVEDESQLKEIAYLAKRQQAIVVYTLVKSSMREKIKDECRLNGLRCVDLLGSLLTEIGETVNEKPYEEPGLVRQLDEDYFKKIEAIEFAVKYDDGRDPRGVLKADIVLVGVSRTSKTPLSQYLAHRRYKVANVPLVPEVEPPEELFQIDPKKCFGLVISPHVLNSIRKERLIALGLKDDANYAQVERIEQELLHFERVVNKIGCKVINVSNRAVEETANLILSELSNS
- a CDS encoding helix-turn-helix transcriptional regulator, whose amino-acid sequence is MELNKRQNEILEIVKLDGPITGEQIAERLSLARATIRPDLAILTMAGFLDARPRVGYFYSGKKPAQSVTDEMIGMKVGDFQSIPVVVSENVTVYDAICQMFLDDVGTLFVVDKSSFLTGVLSRKDLLRTSLGNTELDKIPVHVIMTRMPNITFCKKQDSLIHVAKKMMDKQIDSLPVIVNKGEGLEVVGRITKTNITAAFLSLAEEHDL
- the rpoD gene encoding RNA polymerase sigma factor RpoD, with amino-acid sequence MTKKEQSGEMENEVTLDEVKASLLEAGKKAGELSQDEVAEKLSTFEMEPEQFEEFLDQIEAAGIEMERKEDEEAPAKEETFDLNDLSVPPGVKINDPVRMYLKEIGRVDLLTGDQEVKLAIGIKEGVAAEEQLADMKKPDPKLLELVEKGENAKKRLAEANLRLVVSIAKRYVGRGMLFLDLIQEGNMGLIKAVEKFDHTKGFKFSTYATWWIRQAITRAIADQARTIRIPVHMVETINKLIRVQRQLLQDLGREPSPEEIGEEMELTAEKVREILKIAQEPVSLETPIGEEDDSHLGDFIEDSEAQSPSDHAAYELLKEQLEDVLDTLTDREENVLRLRFGLDDGRTRTLEEVGKVFGVTRERIRQIEAKALRKLRHPSRSKRLKDFLE